One window of Gloeothece citriformis PCC 7424 genomic DNA carries:
- a CDS encoding DUF1611 domain-containing protein, which translates to MTNNQQKLTSQHRVVILLHEGIKGTHGKTGLAYLRYGKSPIVAVIDSESADQSLPQLTKIDKKIPIVKNIEDALTYHPDVLLIGIAPSGGILPDAWLEEVKKAVKAGVSVVNGLHTAIAPQFNSLQENQWIWDIRQEPPGLIVGKARARSLSCRRMLTVGTDMSVGKMSTSLEINAAAQRRGIKSKFLATGQGGIMIEGDGIPLDAIRVDYAAGAVEQMVLKWGNEYDLLLVEGQGSLVHPGSTATLPLIRGSQPTDLILVHRAGQKHIQSLPQILIPPLSDVVQLYNQVASVYGTFGDVRVKAIALNTFHLDEQSAKDAIAQVETETGLPCTDVVRFGADSLLEKVY; encoded by the coding sequence ATGACTAATAACCAACAAAAATTAACTTCACAACATCGGGTAGTTATTCTTCTTCATGAAGGAATAAAAGGAACTCATGGAAAAACCGGATTAGCTTATTTACGTTACGGAAAAAGTCCAATTGTTGCAGTCATTGATAGCGAATCTGCCGATCAATCTTTACCCCAACTAACTAAAATTGACAAAAAAATTCCTATTGTTAAAAATATAGAAGACGCTTTAACCTATCATCCTGATGTTTTATTAATTGGTATTGCCCCTTCGGGAGGAATATTACCGGATGCGTGGCTAGAAGAAGTCAAAAAGGCAGTAAAGGCAGGTGTATCGGTCGTCAATGGGTTACATACAGCTATTGCTCCCCAATTTAACAGTTTACAGGAAAATCAATGGATTTGGGATATCCGCCAAGAACCCCCAGGATTAATTGTTGGGAAAGCTAGAGCGCGATCGCTTTCTTGTCGTCGGATGCTGACAGTGGGAACAGATATGAGTGTGGGGAAAATGTCTACCAGTCTGGAAATCAATGCAGCAGCACAACGACGGGGGATAAAGTCTAAATTTTTGGCGACTGGACAAGGAGGAATTATGATCGAGGGGGATGGGATACCCTTAGATGCGATCCGAGTCGATTATGCGGCGGGAGCAGTGGAGCAAATGGTGTTAAAGTGGGGAAATGAGTATGATTTATTACTCGTTGAAGGACAAGGATCGTTAGTTCATCCCGGTTCAACTGCCACTTTACCCTTAATTCGAGGCTCTCAACCTACAGATTTAATTTTAGTCCATCGCGCCGGACAAAAACATATCCAAAGTTTACCCCAAATTCTCATTCCTCCTCTATCAGACGTGGTTCAGTTATATAATCAGGTGGCAAGTGTTTATGGGACATTTGGAGATGTGCGGGTAAAAGCGATCGCTCTCAATACCTTCCATTTAGATGAACAAAGCGCCAAGGATGCGATCGCTCAAGTAGAGACAGAAACCGGACTGCCTTGTACTGATGTAGTGAGATTTGGAGCAGATTCACTATTAGAAAAAGTTTATTAA